AAGCCAGACGGTTGCTCAACTGTTGCTGCCCTTGCACATCGGCGTCCATGCCCAGGGAGGCGACCATCGGGTGTTCCGCCAGGGCCATCAGCAGCGCCAATAGATCGCCATCTTCCTCCTCCAAGTCGCGCTCGGGCATCTCCTCCAGCCACTCGACATCGGCCACCAGTAACTGATCGCGCTGCACCTGGGCCCCGCGCACGCGGAACCTGCGCCCACCCTCGACCCGAATCCCCAGCAAGCCGTTGTCCTGCTGCTCGAAATCACGAATCATCGCTTCGCAGCCAATCACCGCATAGCGCTCCGGCACCTGGCCGACCTCCTGGCCGCCGAAGAGGCAGACCACACCAAAGCCTTCGCCCTTTTTCATGCAGCGGCCGATCATATCCAGGTAGCGCGCCTCGAACAGTTGCA
The Pseudomonas hygromyciniae genome window above contains:
- a CDS encoding LON peptidase substrate-binding domain-containing protein, whose protein sequence is MSLALFPLNTVLFPGCTLDLQLFEARYLDMIGRCMKKGEGFGVVCLFGGQEVGQVPERYAVIGCEAMIRDFEQQDNGLLGIRVEGGRRFRVRGAQVQRDQLLVADVEWLEEMPERDLEEEDGDLLALLMALAEHPMVASLGMDADVQGQQQLSNRLAYLLPFADTDKIELLELDDPLQRLDAIQLMLDELQGELFQ